In one Nicotiana tomentosiformis chromosome 6, ASM39032v3, whole genome shotgun sequence genomic region, the following are encoded:
- the LOC138894683 gene encoding NAC domain-containing protein JA2L-like produces the protein MNMMELDNLGEGYRFRPTDSELVKFLLRFVAKQELHDNGFIAMYDVYKQEPWVTYSHGHSTGGVEDNWDTSIYRYFITPRKKNKGRFSRIVGKRGGTWKQQDKGRAVTIKSCDERKRDLIIGRMKSMCYTEKNNTKCINSDDYNDGKWLMKEYVLSDPILNKFSNSERKDYVICAIKKLPKRSTTCNFSQTSNVTTTMESCSEQGRWILR, from the coding sequence ATGAATATGATGGAGTTAGATAATCTTGGAGAAGGGTATCGATTTCGACCGACGGATTCAGAGTTAGTGAAATTTCTTTTAAGGTTTGTTGCTAAGCAAGAATTGCATGACAATGGTTTCATTGCAATGTATGATGTTTACAAACAAGAACCTTGGGTAACTTACAGCCATGGCCATTCTACTGGAGGAGTAGAAGATAATTGGGACACAAGTATTTACCGTTACTTTATTACACCAAGGAAGAAGAACAAGGGAAGGTTTAGTAGGATTGTAGGAAAAAGAGGTGGAACTTGGAAACAACAAGATAAGGGAAGAGCTGTTACTATAAAGAGTTGTGATGAGAGGAAAAGAGATTTGATTATTGGACGAATGAAGAGTATGTGTTATACTGAGAAGAATAATACTAAGTGTATTAATTCTGATGATTATAATGATGGTAAGTGGCTAATGAAGGAATATGTGTTGTCTGATCCTATTCTTAATAAGTTCAGTAATTCTGAGCGTAAAGATTATGTTATTTGTGCCATAAAAAAGTTGCCCAAAAGAAGTACTACTTGTAATTTTAGTCAGACTAGTAATGTGACAACTACTATGGAGTCATGTTCTGAACAAGGAAGGTGGATACTGAGGTGA